A genomic segment from Salvelinus sp. IW2-2015 unplaced genomic scaffold, ASM291031v2 Un_scaffold358, whole genome shotgun sequence encodes:
- the LOC112068300 gene encoding transcriptional repressor protein YY1 produces the protein MASCDTLYIETDGSEMPAEIVELHEIEVETIETTVVGEDDDEQPMIALQPLDSDDPHSMHHHHQEVILVQTREEVVGEDDSDMHGDDDYEDQILIPLPVPAAEEEYIEQTLVTVAGKSSGRMKKGGSVKRNKKSYLGGPEASGRKWEQKQVQIKTLEGEFSVTMWASDDKKEIDHDTMVEEHVIGESSPPDYSEYMTGKKLPPGGIPGIDLSDPKQLAEFARMKPRKIKEDDSPRTIACPHKGCTKMFRDNSAMRKHLHTHGPRVHVCAECGKAFVESSKLKRHQLVHTGEKPFQCTFEGCGKRFSLDFNLRTHVRIHTGDRPYVCPFDGCNKKFAQSTNLKSHILTHAKAKNNQ, from the exons ATGGCATCATGCGATACCCTGTACATCGAAACGGACGGCTCAGAGATGCCAGCTGAGATAGTGGAACTCCATGAAATCGAAGTGGAGACCATAGAGACAACAGTTGTTGGAGAGGACGACGATGAACAGCCCATGATCGCTTTACAGCCCCTTGACTCAGATGATCCACACTCAATGCATCACCATCATCAGGAGGTAATATTAGTGCAAACAAGAGAAGAGGTGGTTGGTGAAGATGATTCGGACATGCACGGGGATGATGATTACGAGGACCAAATTCTTAtacctctcccagtccctgccgctgaagagGAATATATCGAACAAACTCTAGTGACTGTCGCCGGGAAGAGTTCGGGGCGGATGAAGAAGGGGGGAAGCGTGAAGAGAAATAAAAAGAGTTACTTGGGTGGACCTGAGGCCAGTGGTAGAAAATGGGAACAGAAACAAGTCCAGATAAAGactttggaaggagagttttcgGTGACCATGTGGGCATCGG ATGACAAGAAGGAAATTGACCATGACACTATGGTGGAGGAGCATGTCATCGGGGAGAGTTCCCCTCCCGATTACTCCGAGTATATGACAGGGAAGAAGCTCCCGCCTGGGGGCATCCCAGGGATTGACCTGTCAGACCCTAAACAGCTGGCAGAGTTCGCCAG GATGAAGCCACGGAAAATAAAGGAGGACGACTCTCCCAGGACGATAGCCTGCCCCCACAAA GGGTGCACTAAAATGTTCAGGGATAACTCGGCGATGAGGAAGCATTTGCACACCCACGGACCGCGTGTTCACGTCTGCGCCGAATGTGGAAAGGCCTTTGTTGAAAGCTCTAAACTGAAGAGGCATCAACTTGTTCATACCGGAGAGAAGCCTTTCCAG TGCACGTTTGAGGGCTGCGGAAAGCGGTTCTCTTTGGACTTTAACTTACGCACGCACGTGCGGATTCACACTGGAGACCGACCCTACGTCTGTCCGTTCGACGGCTGCAACAAGAAGTTTGCCCAATCTACCAACCTCAAGTCTCACATCCTCACACATGCTAAAGCTAAAAACAATCAGTGA